A single window of Arcobacter venerupis DNA harbors:
- the purD gene encoding phosphoribosylamine--glycine ligase, with amino-acid sequence MNILILGNGGREFSIGLAIYKENAHNLFFMPGNGATDRLGTNINIKDYNQLALWAKDNSIDLTIVGPEAPLVDGVVDIFKEHNLTIFGPSAAAAQLEGSKVYMKNILKKYKIPTAAFIETSNEKEAFDFIDTMNLPIVVKADGLCAGKGVIIAQSKEEAKTAASDMLSGASFGDAGTSIVVEEYLDGYELSVFAICDGENYKVLPAAQDHKRIGDGDTGPNTGGMGAYAPTPLVNDDIYKKIEERVIIPTLAGMKQEGAPFEGVLFIGVMVVKGEPIILEYNVRFGDPECEILMPLLETPVSELFYKGATKQLDKLDIKIKKEFGVGVVMASGNYPYGSSTPAEIIVDKIVDEDLLNNSHISYAGVEKIDDKLMATGGRVLVCVGFGKSIKEARDRAYALCGQVHFAGKKCRSDIAYQALK; translated from the coding sequence GTGAATATATTGATACTTGGTAATGGTGGTAGAGAATTCTCTATTGGATTAGCAATATACAAAGAAAATGCTCATAATCTATTTTTTATGCCAGGAAATGGTGCAACTGACAGATTGGGAACAAATATAAATATTAAAGATTATAATCAATTAGCTCTTTGGGCAAAAGATAATTCTATAGATTTAACAATTGTGGGACCAGAAGCTCCATTAGTAGATGGTGTTGTTGATATATTTAAAGAACATAATTTAACAATTTTTGGACCAAGTGCAGCAGCAGCTCAACTTGAAGGTTCAAAAGTTTATATGAAAAATATATTAAAAAAATATAAGATACCAACAGCAGCGTTTATAGAGACTTCAAATGAAAAAGAAGCTTTTGATTTTATTGATACAATGAATTTACCAATAGTTGTAAAAGCAGATGGGTTATGTGCAGGTAAAGGTGTAATTATTGCTCAATCAAAAGAAGAAGCAAAAACAGCAGCTTCAGATATGCTTTCAGGTGCTTCATTTGGTGATGCTGGAACTTCTATCGTTGTAGAAGAGTATTTAGATGGATATGAATTATCTGTTTTTGCTATTTGTGATGGTGAGAATTATAAAGTTTTACCAGCTGCACAAGATCATAAAAGAATAGGGGACGGTGATACTGGACCAAATACAGGTGGAATGGGCGCATATGCTCCAACTCCTTTAGTAAATGATGATATTTATAAAAAAATTGAAGAGAGAGTAATAATTCCAACACTTGCAGGAATGAAACAAGAAGGTGCACCATTTGAGGGTGTTCTTTTTATTGGTGTAATGGTTGTTAAGGGTGAACCAATTATTTTAGAATATAATGTAAGATTTGGTGATCCTGAGTGTGAAATTTTAATGCCTTTATTAGAGACTCCTGTTTCTGAACTATTTTATAAGGGTGCTACAAAACAATTAGATAAACTAGATATTAAAATCAAAAAAGAGTTTGGTGTTGGTGTTGTAATGGCAAGTGGAAATTATCCTTATGGTTCAAGCACACCTGCTGAAATAATTGTTGATAAAATTGTAGATGAAGATTTATTAAATAACTCTCACATCTCTTATGCTGGTGTTGAAAAAATTGATGATAAATTAATGGCAACAGGTGGAAGAGTATTAGTTTGTGTTGGATTTGGTAAGAGTATAAAAGAGGCAAGAGATAGAGCCTATGCATTATGTGGACAAGTACATTTTGCAGGTAAAAAATGTAGATCTGATATTGCTTATCAAGCTTTAAAGTAA
- a CDS encoding uroporphyrinogen-III synthase: protein MAKIYLLSNQKYSNVENLEVFQIEYIKSNIDVLSYDALVFTSKNAVYSLDSFNKDWKKIDSYVIAPKTSQVIGKLGGKVVFTGITSHGNEFAQELIELLKDKKVLYAKALKTVSNLVEILKENKILVKEIVVYKTSCKKSNVSLEENSVFIFTSPSSVECFFKQYLWKDSYKAIVIGKTTAKYLPKDVNYIISSETSIDECIKLARQTLF from the coding sequence ATGGCTAAAATTTACCTTTTAAGTAATCAAAAATATTCAAATGTGGAAAATTTGGAAGTTTTTCAAATTGAATATATCAAATCAAATATCGATGTATTAAGTTATGATGCATTAGTTTTTACTTCAAAAAATGCAGTTTATTCTTTGGATTCTTTTAATAAAGATTGGAAAAAAATTGATTCTTATGTAATAGCTCCTAAAACTTCTCAAGTGATAGGAAAATTAGGAGGAAAAGTAGTTTTTACAGGGATTACTTCCCATGGAAACGAATTCGCTCAAGAATTAATTGAGTTATTAAAAGATAAAAAAGTTCTCTATGCAAAAGCTTTAAAAACAGTATCAAATCTAGTTGAAATTTTAAAAGAAAATAAGATTTTAGTTAAAGAAATAGTAGTTTATAAAACTTCATGTAAAAAATCTAATGTATCTTTAGAAGAAAATTCTGTATTTATTTTTACTTCACCATCAAGTGTAGAGTGTTTCTTTAAACAATATTTATGGAAAGATTCATATAAAGCAATAGTTATTGGGAAAACCACTGCAAAATATTTGCCAAAAGATGTAAATTATATAATAAGTTCAGAGACATCAATTGATGAGTGCATAAAACTTGCAAGGCAAACTTTATTTTAA
- a CDS encoding SulP family inorganic anion transporter, with protein MTRVKNDIFAGVTAAVVALPLALAFGVASGAGAIAGLYGAIILGFFAAAFGGTPTQISGPTGPMTVIVATTIATFPNDFSTVMTVVFLAGIMQISFGIVGIGKWIKYIPYPVISGFMCGIGVIIIILQINPFLGVEGYSSIVYTLTHILDTIKKLNYEAIIIASITLAIMFLTPKKISKIVPPALIALVFVTYLSIFMDFNITTIGEIPMGLPEFILPISFDFLKLSTILTLAITLALLGTIDSLLTSVVADSKTKTKHDSKKELIGQGLGNMVCSFFGAIPGAGATMRTVININSGATTKLSGMVHSITLLVIVLFLAPLASKIPLAVLSGILIKVGFDILDYKFLKVLNKVSRQDLIIMVTVFLLTIFVDLIMAVGVGITISSIIAVYQVSKNTQIKTKRSKVSFDIDIENHDIEIIKVNGSLFFGTASALDIRLEKVKRSKKIIIDCIDVSFLDISAIFTLEEIIEKFKSKDLEIILVLKYRHKKKVLAVDTANLFKNIKIYHNLDDAINYTQKYELINNG; from the coding sequence TTGACTAGAGTAAAAAACGATATATTTGCAGGTGTAACAGCTGCTGTTGTTGCTCTTCCTTTGGCTTTAGCTTTTGGAGTTGCTAGTGGAGCAGGTGCAATTGCTGGTTTATATGGTGCAATAATATTAGGTTTTTTTGCTGCTGCTTTTGGAGGAACTCCAACTCAAATCTCAGGGCCAACTGGTCCTATGACAGTTATTGTAGCAACTACAATAGCCACTTTCCCAAACGATTTTTCTACAGTTATGACAGTTGTTTTTTTAGCAGGAATAATGCAAATATCTTTTGGAATAGTTGGTATTGGAAAATGGATAAAATATATTCCATATCCTGTAATTTCAGGTTTTATGTGTGGAATTGGTGTAATTATAATAATTCTGCAAATAAACCCTTTTTTAGGTGTTGAGGGTTATAGCTCTATTGTTTATACTTTAACTCATATCTTAGATACTATTAAAAAATTAAATTATGAAGCAATTATTATTGCTTCAATTACCTTAGCAATAATGTTTTTGACTCCAAAAAAAATATCAAAAATTGTACCTCCTGCCCTAATTGCTTTAGTTTTTGTAACTTATCTTTCTATTTTTATGGATTTTAATATTACAACAATTGGTGAAATTCCTATGGGATTACCTGAATTTATTCTACCAATTTCATTTGATTTTTTAAAATTAAGTACTATTTTAACTCTTGCTATTACATTAGCACTTTTAGGGACTATTGATTCATTGTTAACTTCTGTTGTTGCAGATTCTAAAACAAAAACAAAACATGATTCTAAAAAAGAGTTAATTGGTCAAGGTCTTGGAAATATGGTTTGTTCATTTTTTGGAGCAATTCCTGGTGCTGGTGCAACTATGCGAACGGTTATAAATATAAATAGTGGAGCAACGACCAAATTATCAGGTATGGTTCACTCCATTACCCTTCTAGTGATTGTACTTTTTTTAGCGCCACTTGCTTCAAAAATTCCACTAGCAGTATTATCTGGAATTTTAATAAAAGTTGGGTTTGATATTTTAGATTATAAATTTTTAAAAGTTTTAAATAAAGTATCAAGACAAGATCTAATTATTATGGTAACTGTATTTTTACTTACAATATTTGTTGATCTAATTATGGCGGTTGGTGTTGGTATTACAATCTCTTCAATAATTGCTGTTTATCAAGTTTCTAAAAATACTCAAATAAAAACAAAACGATCAAAAGTCTCTTTTGATATAGATATTGAAAATCATGATATCGAAATTATAAAAGTAAATGGTTCTTTATTTTTTGGAACAGCATCTGCTTTGGATATTAGATTAGAAAAAGTAAAAAGAAGTAAGAAGATAATTATTGATTGTATAGATGTCTCTTTTTTAGATATATCTGCAATTTTTACATTAGAAGAAATAATTGAAAAGTTCAAAAGTAAAGATTTAGAAATAATTTTAGTTTTAAAATATAGACATAAGAAAAAAGTTTTAGCAGTAGATACGGCTAACTTATTTAAAAATATAAAAATTTATCACAATCTAGATGATGCAATAAACTACACACAAAAATATGAGTTAATAAATAATGGCTAA
- the der gene encoding ribosome biogenesis GTPase Der: MDKTLKKIALIGQPNVGKSSLFNRIANKRIAIVSDMAGTTRDIRKHEIEILDRKALMLDTGGIDETNDAIFSNVKRKAIETAKEADIILFMVDGKNIPDDKDKELFYELQRLGKELALVVNKIDNDKELERLWEFFEFGIGEENLFGVSVSHNRGTKNLFDWIYQHLPVNLETVALEEAEALKKQREEDFDYDDDQDFSSEEDDNFEPVLEDTLEDEVIDNNIKVAIIGKVNVGKSSILNAIVGAERSVVSPIAGTTIDPVDESFEYQDKNVTFVDTAGLRRRGSIEGIEKFALMRTKEMLEKANMALVILDASKELSDLDEKIAGLVDEYGLATIIVLNKWDENMETFEKMQEEIRRRFRFLSYAPIMAVSAKTGRSIERLKDKIIEIFNNYTQRIPTSKLHRVIEEAVMRHSLPSPNGAYLRIYYTTQFDTKPPRIALVMNKPNLLHFTYKRYLINYLRDNFNFEGTPIHVIARGKHDKMGDEEYLERDTK, from the coding sequence ATGGATAAAACGTTAAAAAAAATTGCTCTAATTGGGCAACCAAATGTAGGAAAATCTTCATTATTTAATAGAATTGCAAACAAAAGAATTGCAATTGTATCTGATATGGCAGGAACTACAAGAGATATTAGAAAACATGAAATTGAAATATTAGATAGAAAAGCATTAATGTTAGATACAGGTGGTATCGATGAAACAAATGATGCTATATTTTCAAATGTAAAAAGAAAAGCTATTGAGACGGCAAAAGAGGCTGATATAATACTTTTTATGGTTGATGGTAAAAATATACCTGATGATAAGGATAAAGAATTATTTTATGAGCTTCAAAGATTAGGAAAAGAATTAGCTTTAGTTGTAAATAAAATTGATAATGATAAAGAATTAGAAAGATTATGGGAATTTTTTGAGTTTGGAATAGGGGAAGAGAATCTTTTTGGAGTTTCAGTTTCACACAATAGAGGGACTAAAAACTTATTTGATTGGATTTATCAACACCTTCCAGTTAATCTTGAAACTGTAGCTTTAGAAGAAGCTGAAGCTTTAAAAAAACAAAGAGAAGAAGATTTTGATTATGATGATGATCAAGATTTTTCAAGTGAAGAAGATGATAATTTTGAACCAGTTTTAGAAGATACTCTTGAAGACGAAGTTATAGATAATAATATTAAAGTGGCAATCATTGGAAAAGTAAATGTTGGTAAATCTTCTATTCTTAATGCAATTGTTGGTGCTGAAAGATCAGTAGTTTCTCCAATTGCAGGAACAACAATTGACCCCGTTGATGAGTCTTTTGAATACCAAGATAAAAATGTAACATTTGTTGATACAGCAGGTTTAAGAAGAAGAGGAAGTATTGAGGGAATTGAAAAATTTGCCTTAATGAGAACAAAAGAGATGTTAGAAAAAGCTAACATGGCTTTAGTTATCTTAGATGCTTCAAAAGAACTTTCTGATTTAGATGAAAAGATTGCTGGACTTGTTGATGAATATGGACTTGCAACAATTATTGTTCTAAATAAATGGGACGAGAATATGGAAACTTTTGAAAAAATGCAAGAGGAAATTAGAAGAAGATTTAGATTTTTATCTTATGCTCCAATTATGGCAGTTTCAGCAAAAACAGGAAGAAGTATTGAAAGATTAAAAGATAAAATTATAGAAATCTTTAATAACTATACACAAAGAATTCCAACTTCTAAATTACATAGAGTTATTGAAGAAGCAGTTATGAGACATTCACTTCCAAGTCCAAATGGTGCATATCTGAGAATTTATTATACAACTCAATTTGATACAAAACCACCAAGAATTGCATTAGTTATGAATAAACCAAATCTTTTACACTTTACATATAAAAGATATTTAATAAATTATTTAAGAGATAATTTTAATTTTGAGGGAACGCCAATTCACGTAATTGCTCGTGGAAAACATGATAAAATGGGTGATGAAGAATATTTAGAAAGAGATACTAAATAA
- the hpf gene encoding ribosome hibernation-promoting factor, HPF/YfiA family, with product MNTGIVGRHIDLTDSIKDYINSSVEVFKKYNLDIISVNAIISQEEKHGKKAFSFEFTLNIAHLDTIVVKQKDKDLYAAIDIAVDRVSKVLRRHHDKIAAHKATKLTEVESSEIQDGIALELEKFEDEITPVRLTSYKPIDIEEALEELKASDAQFKVFYDKDDVMRVLYKSSIQGKFGLY from the coding sequence ATGAATACAGGAATTGTAGGAAGACACATAGATTTAACAGATTCAATAAAAGATTACATTAATAGCTCAGTAGAAGTATTTAAAAAATATAACTTAGACATTATTTCTGTGAATGCAATTATCTCTCAAGAAGAAAAACATGGTAAAAAAGCTTTCTCTTTTGAGTTTACTTTAAATATTGCACATTTAGATACAATTGTTGTAAAACAAAAAGATAAAGATTTATATGCCGCAATTGATATTGCTGTTGATAGAGTATCTAAAGTATTAAGAAGACATCATGATAAAATTGCAGCTCACAAAGCTACAAAATTAACTGAAGTTGAATCGTCTGAAATTCAAGATGGAATTGCTCTTGAATTAGAAAAATTTGAAGATGAAATAACTCCTGTAAGATTAACATCTTATAAACCAATTGATATTGAAGAAGCATTAGAAGAGTTAAAAGCATCTGATGCACAATTTAAAGTATTCTATGACAAAGATGATGTTATGAGAGTTCTTTACAAAAGTTCAATCCAAGGTAAATTTGGATTATATTAA
- the fliD gene encoding flagellar filament capping protein FliD encodes MADGVLGLGSSGSSDLNSELIAKLKAADSTSILDPIKTEEEDTQTEIDAVNKIQSMVTEFLDLAKDFDLFTSGTNIFDKISASTSGSSVNFDATDTSNLEPGTISVNVTQLAQKDVYQSNTITDKTSTMDSGTISVSIGDNTYDFSTDGKTYEALVSEMNNYPELSAALEQVGDSSYRMVVKSAESGLSNALTITQTGVDIGLEDTNNHVLKAQNMNASIDGIDYDLSSNKVTMQNGLIIKAVSEGTSTITMERDDSSITTSINNLADKYNDLVDLVNSYILGDADNPAVISDSSTLKTMMSDIKNILFDSYGLDNEENMFKYGISFDSSGYMQIDDSELSKALTNNYENLKELFVGRAEKEGIGTRLKTYLDSLDSLDGGLLSTYSDKLTNRLDTLNSDYQTASDKLDEKYNQMTEQFASYTVLITQMENDFSSLKSVIDGSSSSDS; translated from the coding sequence ATGGCAGATGGAGTATTAGGACTAGGAAGTTCAGGAAGTTCAGATTTAAATTCAGAATTAATAGCAAAACTTAAAGCAGCTGATAGTACTTCTATACTAGATCCAATAAAAACAGAAGAAGAAGACACACAAACAGAAATTGACGCCGTAAATAAAATACAAAGTATGGTTACTGAGTTCTTAGATTTAGCTAAAGACTTTGATTTATTTACAAGTGGAACAAATATTTTTGATAAAATTAGTGCATCAACTTCAGGTTCATCAGTAAATTTTGATGCAACTGATACAAGTAATTTGGAACCTGGAACAATAAGTGTTAATGTTACCCAATTAGCACAAAAGGATGTCTATCAATCAAATACTATTACTGATAAAACTTCTACAATGGATAGTGGAACAATTAGTGTTTCAATTGGAGATAATACATATGATTTTTCAACAGATGGAAAAACTTACGAAGCATTAGTATCTGAAATGAATAATTATCCTGAGTTAAGTGCTGCATTAGAACAAGTAGGAGATAGTAGTTATCGAATGGTTGTGAAAAGTGCTGAAAGTGGACTTTCTAATGCCTTAACTATTACTCAAACAGGAGTTGATATAGGATTAGAAGATACAAATAATCATGTACTCAAAGCCCAAAATATGAATGCCTCAATAGATGGGATAGATTATGATTTGTCTTCAAATAAAGTTACGATGCAAAATGGTTTAATCATTAAAGCTGTATCGGAGGGAACTTCAACTATTACTATGGAGAGAGATGATTCTTCAATTACTACTTCAATAAACAATCTTGCAGATAAATATAATGATTTAGTTGATTTAGTAAATTCATATATTTTAGGTGATGCAGATAATCCAGCTGTAATATCAGATTCAAGTACACTTAAAACTATGATGAGTGATATAAAAAATATATTATTTGATAGCTATGGATTAGATAATGAAGAGAATATGTTTAAATATGGTATATCATTTGATAGTAGTGGATATATGCAAATAGATGATTCAGAATTATCTAAAGCATTAACTAATAATTATGAAAATTTAAAAGAGTTATTTGTTGGACGTGCTGAAAAAGAGGGGATAGGAACAAGACTAAAAACTTATTTAGATTCTCTTGATAGTTTAGATGGAGGTTTGTTATCAACTTATTCAGATAAATTAACTAATAGACTTGATACATTAAATTCAGATTATCAAACTGCATCAGATAAATTAGATGAAAAATATAACCAAATGACTGAACAATTTGCAAGTTATACAGTACTTATTACACAAATGGAAAATGATTTTTCTTCTTTAAAATCAGTAATTGATGGATCAAGTAGCAGTGATTCTTAA
- a CDS encoding flagellar hook-associated protein FlgK, whose translation MIDALYIAKSGLDTSRYSVDVTSNNIANENTAGYVKRVVNTSELPGLENNIGNGVSLDGVTRTTNAYLYDKLVSQSSTASYYSQEDSILSNIETMFSETSSSGFSKTISNFFDSIESLREEPTNLIYQNDFSTQSELMVNSLQSLNDELNDTLDSTNKLLEDQVDSVNNILEQIVSLNKQMQNSGDSNDLLDKRDALEKELSNYVDIEVNRDSDTYNLKIAGVNVISNDTNLSKVSIKEENIAQKDIYNSSDLNDSNFSDGDEISITLNNSTTLTLTANVSGTNENELKQQIVDTINSDSNFSNYTAYLDSNKNLVVKSNTEGEEGQFDISISSNGTEISKSDKSIKAENNVSLAVYNNDLSLTGGSLKAITQELTSSTSNIYSYKNSLDEFAKALVETVNSNSETPLFKGSSVDSLDFISDNVSSLTNNDLENLSKIQWDTNLTIGTTSKTSFSEFYQNLLVSVSSNVENNSFKLDAQNSIVNSLETTYNNLTKVDSDEEMINLLQYQSAYEANAKVITAVDEMLQTLLAM comes from the coding sequence ATGATTGATGCACTATATATAGCTAAAAGTGGACTGGATACTTCAAGATATTCTGTTGATGTTACTTCAAATAACATAGCAAATGAAAATACAGCTGGTTATGTAAAAAGAGTAGTTAATACATCTGAATTACCAGGTCTTGAAAATAATATAGGAAATGGTGTATCTTTAGATGGTGTTACAAGAACTACAAATGCATATTTATATGATAAATTAGTTTCTCAAAGTAGTACTGCATCATATTATTCACAAGAAGATTCTATATTAAGCAATATTGAAACGATGTTTAGTGAAACAAGTAGCAGTGGATTTTCTAAAACTATTAGTAATTTTTTTGATTCAATAGAATCACTAAGGGAAGAGCCTACAAATTTAATATATCAAAATGACTTCTCTACACAATCAGAATTGATGGTAAATAGTTTGCAATCTTTGAATGATGAGTTAAATGACACACTTGATAGTACAAATAAATTATTAGAAGATCAAGTTGATAGTGTAAATAATATTTTAGAACAAATAGTTTCTTTAAATAAACAAATGCAAAATAGTGGTGATTCAAATGATTTATTAGATAAAAGAGATGCTTTAGAAAAAGAGTTATCAAATTATGTGGATATAGAAGTAAATAGAGATAGTGATACTTATAACTTGAAAATTGCAGGAGTTAATGTGATTTCTAATGATACAAACTTGAGTAAAGTAAGTATTAAAGAAGAAAATATTGCTCAAAAAGATATTTATAATTCAAGTGATTTAAATGATAGTAATTTTAGTGATGGAGATGAAATTTCAATAACACTAAATAACTCAACTACACTTACTTTAACTGCAAATGTTAGTGGAACAAATGAAAATGAGTTAAAACAACAAATAGTTGATACTATAAATTCTGATTCTAATTTTTCAAATTATACAGCATATTTAGATTCAAATAAAAATTTGGTTGTAAAATCGAATACTGAGGGGGAAGAGGGACAATTTGATATTTCTATTTCATCAAATGGAACAGAGATATCAAAAAGTGATAAATCTATTAAAGCTGAGAATAATGTTTCATTGGCAGTTTATAATAATGATTTATCACTAACAGGTGGTTCATTAAAAGCGATAACACAAGAACTGACCTCTTCAACTTCTAATATATACTCATATAAAAATAGTTTAGATGAGTTTGCAAAAGCATTAGTTGAAACAGTAAATTCAAATAGTGAAACTCCTTTATTTAAAGGTTCGAGTGTAGATTCTTTAGATTTTATTTCAGATAATGTAAGTTCATTGACAAATAATGATTTAGAAAACTTATCAAAAATACAATGGGATACAAATTTAACTATAGGAACGACTTCAAAAACTTCTTTTAGTGAATTTTATCAAAATTTATTGGTGAGCGTATCTTCTAATGTTGAAAATAATAGCTTTAAACTTGATGCACAAAATTCAATAGTAAATTCACTAGAAACAACATATAACAATCTTACAAAAGTTGATTCAGATGAGGAAATGATAAATCTTCTTCAATACCAGTCAGCATATGAAGCAAATGCGAAAGTTATAACAGCCGTAGACGAAATGCTACAAACTTTATTAGCAATGTAA
- a CDS encoding flagellar hook-basal body complex protein, with amino-acid sequence MISALWTGIAGLAAQQTALDNESNNIANVNTVGYKASRVSFADLMYQDSIGKGASVTSAEKQYTQGSLNLTGSSYDVALDGDGFFVVANKNFSGTSENYYTRAGNFRMGTNGTLQDSSGNEVQGWAVSSALNVTSTNSNLNSFTDAFSEIAGNQVIQFSNKIETYAAKMSDYTASVKNDSTELSGSGIKNQSAKLSDIEELIRNYTSALESYAANPNQTSSVSSSQSNIIDYPNTGVSSLSNENDQIYAYINGSKVTQNYVSTTATTAFKAEMDAAGITTSGTTTDEEYNALSSRVATYKSLADEISKITGLKAYTVDSSNNASTSNVDVLNGSIKIDSIIPGTSFTIGDIAEVSSSIEQAGTKTTLSNAIKGSGEAGVKSAMEALKNAVAGNQQDVYEAADIISDDNGNVLSFDAGDTVSFTLNGVTLTTDNTISDYSTAIEDLISKINADPTLQTQVEAKTINGKLVIESKNAGEEFSGVISFNDGGTTYKKEKNTDLSGNTGANAEFMQIISTVDQTSSLSSLQLKLNSLGLTDSSLGEFSVDDSGVITMKQDGIDFVVGQLAVAQFTNNIGLEAVGDNLLSATKDSGNPMYSVNNNNGVAVESQTLELSTADLSESLVNLMVFQRAFEANSKSITTADELLQTLIGLKR; translated from the coding sequence ATGATTAGTGCATTATGGACAGGTATAGCTGGGCTTGCTGCTCAACAAACTGCATTGGACAATGAATCAAATAATATCGCGAATGTTAATACAGTTGGATATAAAGCTTCAAGGGTTTCATTTGCAGATTTAATGTATCAAGATAGTATTGGAAAAGGTGCCTCTGTAACAAGTGCAGAGAAACAGTATACACAAGGGAGTTTAAATCTTACAGGTTCTTCTTATGATGTTGCATTAGATGGTGATGGTTTTTTTGTTGTTGCAAATAAAAATTTTTCAGGAACATCGGAAAATTACTATACAAGAGCTGGAAATTTTAGAATGGGTACAAATGGTACCTTACAAGATTCTTCAGGAAATGAAGTTCAAGGATGGGCTGTTAGTAGCGCATTAAATGTTACTTCTACAAATTCAAATCTTAATTCATTTACAGATGCTTTTAGTGAAATAGCTGGAAATCAAGTGATTCAATTTTCAAATAAGATTGAAACTTATGCTGCAAAAATGTCTGATTATACAGCTAGTGTAAAAAATGATTCCACAGAACTAAGCGGTTCAGGAATAAAAAATCAATCGGCAAAGCTTTCTGATATTGAAGAATTAATTAGAAATTATACGAGTGCACTAGAGAGTTATGCTGCAAATCCTAATCAAACCAGTAGTGTATCAAGTTCTCAAAGTAATATAATTGATTATCCAAATACTGGCGTAAGTTCACTATCTAATGAAAATGATCAAATTTATGCATATATAAATGGAAGTAAAGTTACTCAAAATTATGTAAGTACAACTGCAACTACTGCATTTAAAGCAGAAATGGATGCTGCTGGTATTACAACTTCTGGTACTACAACTGATGAAGAATATAATGCATTATCTAGTAGGGTTGCAACTTATAAATCTTTAGCAGATGAAATCTCTAAAATTACTGGACTTAAAGCTTATACGGTTGATTCTTCAAATAATGCAAGTACCTCAAATGTTGATGTTTTAAATGGATCTATTAAAATTGACTCAATAATTCCAGGAACTTCATTTACAATTGGTGATATTGCTGAAGTTTCTTCATCAATAGAACAAGCAGGAACAAAAACAACTTTAAGTAATGCAATAAAAGGAAGTGGTGAAGCGGGGGTAAAAAGTGCGATGGAAGCCTTAAAAAATGCCGTTGCTGGAAATCAACAAGATGTATATGAAGCAGCTGATATTATAAGTGATGATAATGGTAATGTTTTAAGTTTTGATGCTGGAGATACTGTATCTTTTACATTAAACGGTGTTACTCTAACAACTGATAATACAATAAGTGATTATAGTACAGCAATAGAAGATTTAATCTCAAAAATAAATGCAGATCCAACACTGCAAACACAAGTTGAAGCAAAAACAATAAATGGAAAATTAGTAATTGAATCAAAAAATGCTGGTGAAGAGTTTTCTGGGGTTATTTCATTTAATGATGGTGGAACTACTTATAAAAAAGAAAAAAATACTGACTTAAGTGGAAATACTGGGGCTAATGCTGAATTCATGCAAATTATTTCAACAGTTGATCAAACATCATCTTTATCATCTTTACAATTAAAATTAAACTCTTTAGGTCTAACTGATTCATCTTTAGGTGAGTTTTCAGTTGATGATAGTGGAGTAATTACTATGAAACAAGATGGTATTGATTTTGTTGTAGGACAACTTGCAGTCGCACAATTTACAAATAATATTGGATTAGAAGCAGTTGGAGATAATTTATTATCTGCAACAAAAGATAGTGGAAACCCAATGTATTCAGTAAATAATAATAATGGAGTAGCTGTTGAAAGCCAAACATTAGAGTTAAGTACTGCTGATTTAAGTGAGAGTCTAGTTAATTTAATGGTATTTCAAAGAGCATTTGAAGCTAACTCTAAATCAATTACTACAGCAGATGAACTTTTACAAACTTTAATCGGTTTAAAAAGATAA